In one Myxocyprinus asiaticus isolate MX2 ecotype Aquarium Trade chromosome 1, UBuf_Myxa_2, whole genome shotgun sequence genomic region, the following are encoded:
- the LOC127411521 gene encoding zinc finger protein 143-like, which translates to MLLAQINQAADFQHEEDAQEVTFCFTETVGISDGNQSVDTVSLQAVTLADGSTAYIPHNPQDSSVVEGQVIQLEDGSSAYVQHIAVPKADEPNNWAGSAVSDAIGNESLSLEDGQTVQLEDGTTAYIHHTAQETYEPSTLQAVQLEDGSTAYIHHAVQMSQPNTILAIQTDDTDLETDADIDQETIKALEQYTTKIEEIDYTNAITNDPHSFVEMQIVLHGQKMPRNTQQMVEKCFRCNYDGCGKFYTTANHLKVHERAHTGDKPYLCDLPGCGKKFATGYGLKSHIRTHTGEKPYRCLEMNCKKSFKTSGDLQKHMRIHTGEKPFLCPTPGCGRSFTTSNICKVHVRTHTGEKPYHCTEPGCDRSFASATNYKNHIRIHTGERPYVCTVPGCDKRFTEYSSLYKHNVVHTPCKPYKCNHCGKSYKQISTLVMHKRSAHNDSEPLEEESEGYFEPPSEAIDDPSMDVSPVKCEDACPEMSSGISDVTSQQHVTFITQDGTPQTVGNTITMVTQDGSMITIPQTESLLSGEAHSVTMVSEDGTEGQMTIMMPELASSSMQEVLSSHPLTVLATSNGTQIAV; encoded by the exons ATGCTGCTGGCTCAGATAAACCAGGCAGCTGATTTCCAGCATGAGGAAGATGCTCAAGAGGTCACTTTCTGCTTTACAGAAACTGTGGGGATTTCAG ATGGCAATCAGAGTGTGGACACTGTCAGTTTACAGGCCGTGACTTTAGCAGATGGCTCCACTGCATATATACCTCACAACCCCCAAG ACAGCAGTGTAGTTGAAGGACAGGTAATCCAGTTGGAAGATGGGTCATCTGCTTATGTTCAACACATTGCTGTTCCTAAAGCAG ATGAGCCAAATAACTGGGCGGGCTCTGCTGTAAGTGATGCCATTGGTAATGAGAGTTTAAGTCTGGAGGATGGTCAGACTGTTCAGCTGGAGGATGGAACTACTGCTTACATCCACCACACTGCACAAG AGACTTATGAACCCAGTACTCTGCAGGCGGTGCAGTTGGAAGACGGTTCAACTGCTTACATTCATCACGCTGTTCAGATGTCACAGCCCAACACCATCCTGGCCATCCAGACAGATGACACAGATCTGGAGACAGATGCAGACATTGACCAAGAAACAATCAAAGCTTTGGAGCAATACACGACCAAG ATTGAGGAGATTGACTACACAAACGCGATCACAAATGATCCTCATAGTTTTGTGGAAATGCAG ATTGTTCTTCATGGTCAAAAAATGCCCCGTAATACGCAGCAGATGGTGGAGAAATGTTTTCGGTGTAACTATGATGGATGCGGAAAGTTTTACACCacagcaaatcatcttaag GTACATGAAAGAGCACATACAGGTGACAAGCCATACTTGTGTGACTTACCTGGGTGTGGAAAAAAGTTTGCAacag GTTATGGTTTGAAAAGTCACATCAGGACacacactggagaaaaaccttaccgCTGTCTGGAGATGAATTGTAAAAAATCTTTCAAGACCTCAGGGGACCTTCAgaagcacatgagaattcacacgg GAGAGAAGCCATTTCTGTGCCCTACCCCTGGCTGTGGGCGATCCTTCACTACCTCAAATATCTGTAAGGTGCATGTTCGCACACACACAGGCGAGAAGCCGTATCATTGTACAGAGCCGGGCTGTGATCGGTCCTTTGCCAGTGCAACTAATTACAAGAACCACATTCGGATCCACACAG GAGAGAGACCGTATGTATGCACCGTCCCTGGTTGTGACAAGCGATTCACAGAGTACTCGAGTCTGTATAAACATAATGTAGTGCACACTCCCTGTAAACCCTACAAGTGCAACCACTGTGGGAAGTCCTACAAGCAGATCTCCACACTGGTCATGCACAAACGTTCAGCACACAATGATTCTGAGCCTTTAGAAGAGGAGTCAGAGGGCTATTTTGAACCCCCTTCAG AGGCCATAGATGACCCCTCCATGGATGTTAGCCCAGTGAAGTGTGAGGACGCGTGCCCTGAAATGAGTTCCGGAATCTCTGATGTCACAAGCCAACAACATGTAACGTTCATTACGCAAGATGGAACACCACAG ACTGTAGGAAATACAATCACAATGGTAACACAAGATGGCAGTATGATCACCATCCCACAAACTGAGTCTTTGCTATCAGGGGAGGCTCATTCAGTCACCATGGTTTCCGAGGACGGCACTGAAGGACAG ATGACCATTATGATGCCGGAATTAGCGTCTTCCAGTATGCAAGAGGTGCTGTCATCACACCCTCTTACAGTTCTGGCTACTTCTAACGGCACACAGATTGCTGTTTAG